A single region of the Roseivivax sp. THAF197b genome encodes:
- a CDS encoding GntR family transcriptional regulator: MSDAETRHLRLYETLRTRICLLDYPPGTKLGEEALAAEFGVSRTPLRRVLSRLADEGLLETRHGVGTLVTDVEPLELAHIYALRMELAELTGRLSPCEITPDMLAKARAFADEADALQAAPDPRAFAELNLAFFTFGLSLTENTPLAEISERLYLRTARIWLARIPSLDLARECEIFAAEVRETLAALEAGDAEAAGLVRRAHVSMSYGRLTG; this comes from the coding sequence ATGAGCGACGCCGAAACCCGTCATCTGCGCCTTTACGAGACGTTGCGGACGCGGATCTGCCTGCTGGATTACCCGCCCGGCACCAAGCTTGGCGAGGAGGCGCTGGCCGCCGAGTTCGGCGTCTCCCGCACACCCTTGCGCCGGGTTCTGTCGCGCCTTGCCGATGAGGGCCTTCTGGAAACGCGGCACGGCGTCGGCACGCTGGTCACCGATGTGGAGCCGCTGGAGCTTGCGCATATCTATGCGCTGCGGATGGAGCTTGCGGAACTCACGGGCCGCCTGTCCCCCTGCGAGATCACGCCCGACATGCTGGCCAAGGCCCGCGCCTTTGCCGATGAGGCGGACGCCCTTCAGGCCGCCCCCGATCCGCGTGCCTTCGCGGAACTGAACCTCGCCTTCTTCACTTTCGGGCTGAGCCTGACCGAGAACACCCCCCTCGCCGAGATATCAGAGCGGCTCTATCTGCGGACCGCCCGGATCTGGCTTGCGCGGATCCCCTCGCTCGATCTGGCGCGCGAATGCGAGATTTTCGCGGCAGAGGTGCGCGAAACGCTGGCCGCCCTGGAAGCGGGAGATGCGGAGGCGGCGGGGCTCGTCCGCAGGGCGCATGTTTCCATGTCCTATGGACGTCTGACCGGCTAA
- a CDS encoding MBL fold metallo-hydrolase, with translation MTQTRRTFLVSAAATAAGTTIMPFAAMAAAHASNSFETDAGTITVHPVEHASFVLETPKGVIYVDTVGGGDKYADMPAADMVLITHEHGDHYNAETLDAVVGEDTMLVTNPSVYDMLSEAMQAKATAMANGDSGEMMGVGITAIPAHNTTEERMNFHPEGRDNGYVLDFDGFRIYVSGDTEVTDEMRALENIDVAFVCMNLPFTMDAEQAAGGVNAFQPGVVYPYHYRGRDGGTQDPEAFASMVEGSEVAMGEWYPNGLG, from the coding sequence ATGACCCAGACCCGCCGCACCTTCCTTGTCAGCGCCGCCGCGACCGCGGCTGGCACGACGATCATGCCGTTTGCCGCGATGGCCGCCGCGCATGCCTCCAACAGCTTCGAGACGGATGCGGGCACGATCACCGTGCACCCGGTGGAGCATGCCTCCTTCGTGCTCGAGACACCGAAGGGCGTCATCTATGTCGACACCGTGGGCGGCGGAGATAAATACGCCGATATGCCCGCGGCGGACATGGTGCTCATCACGCATGAGCATGGCGATCACTACAATGCCGAGACGCTCGATGCCGTGGTCGGCGAGGACACGATGCTCGTCACCAACCCGTCCGTTTACGACATGCTCTCCGAGGCCATGCAGGCCAAGGCGACCGCCATGGCCAATGGCGATAGCGGCGAGATGATGGGCGTCGGCATCACCGCCATCCCCGCGCACAACACCACCGAGGAGCGGATGAATTTCCACCCCGAGGGCCGCGACAACGGCTACGTCCTCGATTTCGACGGGTTCCGGATCTACGTGTCGGGCGATACCGAGGTCACCGATGAAATGCGCGCGCTCGAGAATATCGACGTGGCCTTCGTCTGCATGAACCTGCCCTTCACCATGGATGCCGAGCAGGCGGCAGGCGGCGTGAACGCGTTCCAGCCCGGCGTGGTCTATCCCTACCATTATCGCGGTCGCGACGGCGGCACGCAGGACCCCGAGGCTTTCGCCTCCATGGTCGAAGGCTCTGAGGTCGCGATGGGCGAGTGGTATCCGAACGGTCTTGGCTGA
- a CDS encoding ABC transporter ATP-binding protein, which yields MIEFENVSKSFWTGSHHKVILNQASFRVERGENIGILAPNGTGKTTLVNMMAGLEKPDEGTIRREGGISFPLGYMGGVVNRISARENARFIAKIYGLDPDYVEAFCRWLCNLGEYFDQPLGTYSAGMKGRFSFALLLALDFDMYLIDEGMPNSTDVEFNKKAGDLLAERLQRSTLVIVSHQPDLLQKFAKKAGVLMDGNLHMFDTLEEAKALYDYETQS from the coding sequence ATGATCGAGTTCGAAAACGTCAGCAAGTCCTTCTGGACGGGATCGCACCACAAGGTGATCCTGAACCAGGCGTCGTTCCGCGTGGAACGGGGCGAGAATATCGGGATTCTGGCCCCCAACGGGACCGGCAAGACGACGCTGGTGAACATGATGGCCGGGCTCGAGAAACCCGATGAGGGCACGATCCGCCGTGAGGGCGGCATCTCCTTTCCGCTGGGCTATATGGGCGGCGTCGTGAACAGGATCTCGGCGCGCGAGAATGCGCGCTTCATCGCCAAGATCTACGGTCTCGATCCCGATTACGTGGAGGCCTTCTGCCGCTGGCTCTGCAATTTGGGAGAATATTTCGACCAGCCGCTCGGCACCTATTCGGCCGGGATGAAGGGGCGGTTCAGCTTCGCGCTGCTGCTGGCACTCGATTTCGACATGTATCTCATCGACGAGGGCATGCCCAACTCGACCGACGTGGAATTCAACAAGAAAGCGGGCGATCTGCTGGCGGAGCGGTTGCAACGCTCGACGCTCGTGATCGTGTCGCATCAGCCGGACCTGCTGCAGAAATTCGCCAAGAAGGCGGGTGTCCTGATGGATGGAAACCTGCATATGTTCGACACTCTGGAAGAGGCGAAGGCGCTTTATGACTACGAAACCCAAAGCTAA